A single Ascochyta rabiei chromosome 4, complete sequence DNA region contains:
- a CDS encoding 60S ribosomal protein L33B yields MSDNKSHRLYVKGKHISYQRGKRNTNPGTSLLKLEGVDDTAAAQWYAGKRVAYVYRAQRAIQGSKIRVIWGKVTRPHGNSGVVRAKFRSNLPPKSFGASVRVMLYPSSI; encoded by the exons ATGTCTGACAACAAGTCTCACCGTCTCTACGTCAAGGGAAAGCACATTTC CTACCAGCGAGG AAAGCGCAACACCAACCCCGGCACCTCCCTGCTCAAGCTCGAGGGTGTTGACGACACCGCCGCCGCACAATGGTACGCCGGTAAGCGCGTAGCAT ACGTCTACCGTGCCCAGCGCGCCATCCAGGGCTCCAAGATCCGCGTCATCTGGGGCAAGGTCACCAGGCCTCACGGCAACTCGGGCGTTGTCCGCGCCAAGTTCAGGTCGAACCTCCCTCCCAAGTCCTTCGGTGCCTCCGTCCGCGTCATGCTTTACCCTTCTTCGATATAA
- a CDS encoding E3 SUMO-protein ligase pli1, variant 2, which produces MASSLHHLAAGITERSKTLINNDLKKILKEEGLSQTGNKAALQTRVISLINSAVNTANTETLRRLHFRVQNHGEAPTPTSSSSPTAPTLPNPAPPAMNAHTPTNGYSSASQFSALHQLPPPRPAAPSYFFKDSPFFEVRELVLTNITLEASPSHRQNCTRNLIINEQIGARLKSDPSLRLLLFSALEAPLPPFARTDITFPAQIEVRINGDEVKANYKGLKNKPGSTRPADITNFVRISPANYRNHLVVTYALTHKASSTQHEKYNLFVYMVKKHSAADLTKQIAGKHVISKQSVLNEMKAKAADPDIEVGSSVMSLKDPISTLRISIPCRSTVCTHNQCFDAESFLQLQEQAPTWICPICSKTVHFNGLAVDQYVEEILAKVKNADQVTISPTGEWSTEKAASPPRKNGAAVADDSDDDLVEIPDYRVASIKSEAVQTPTYLSTPPMPSREPSAAPRSGTKRKSEVVDLTLSDDDEPPRPAKKARAEAI; this is translated from the exons ATGGCGTCCAGCCTGCACCATCTGGCGGCCGGCATCACGGAGCGCTCCAAGACGCTCATCAACAACGACCTGAAGAAGATCCTGAAAGAGGAGGGCCTTTCGCAGACGGGGAACAAGGCCGCCCTGCAGACGCGCGTGATTAGCC TCATCAACAGCGCCGTGAACACGGCCAACACCGAGACGCTGCGGCGCTTGCACTTCAGGGTCCAGAACCACGGCGAGGCACCCACGcccaccagcagcagcagtccCACGGCCCCGACCTTGCCCAATCCCGCCCCGCCTGCCATGAACGCGCACACACCGACCAATGGCTACTCGAGCGCCAGCCAGTTCAGTGCCCTCCACCAACTGCCACCACCCC GCCCTGCTGCACCCTCCTACTTCTTCAAAGACAGCCCCTTCTTCGAGGTGCGCGAGCTGGTGCTGACCAACATCACCCTTGAAG CGTCGCCAAGCCACCGCCAGAACTGCACCCGGAACCTGATCATCAACGAGCAGATTGGCGCGCGTCTCAAGTCAGATCCATCACTGCGCCTGCTGTTGTTCTCCGCGCTCGAGGCACCACTCCCGCCCTTTGCTCGCACTGACATCACCTTCCCCGCGCAGATAGAAGTGCGCATCAACGGTGACGAGGTCAAGGCCAACTACAAGGGCCTCAAGAACAAGCCCGGCTCCACGCGTCCTGCAGACATTACCAATTTCGTCCGCATCTCACCCGCCAACTACCGTAACCATCTCGTCGTCACATATGCCCTTACGCACAAGGCAAGTTCAACTCAACACGAG AAGTACAATTTGTTTGTATACATGGTGAAGAAGCACTCTGCAGCAGACCTGACAAAACAGATCGCAGGGAAGCACGTCATCTCAAAACAGTCGGTGCTCAACGAGATGAAGGCCAAGGCGGCCGATCCTGACATCGAGGTTGGGTCGAGTGTCATGTCGCTGAAGGACCCCATCTCCACATTACGAATCAGCATACCCTGTCGGTCCACCGTGTGCACGCACAACCAGTGCTTCGATGCCGAGTCGTTTTTGCAGTTACAGGAGCAAGCGCCGACCTGGATCTGCCCCATCTGTAGCAAAACGGTCCACTTCAACGGCCTTGCTGTAGACCAGTACGTCGAGGAGATCCTGGCCAAGGTCAAGAATGCCGATCAGGTCACAATAAGCCCCACAGGCGAGTGGTCGACGGAAAAGGCCGCCTCGCCTCCTAGGAAGAACGGAGCCGCCGTGGCGGACGACAGTGACGACGATCTGGTTGAGATTCCAGACTACCGTGTCGCCTCCATCAAGAGCGAAGCCGTACAAACACCCACATACCTCAGCACGCCCCCGATGCCATCCAGAGAACCATCGGCGGCGCCTAGATCGGGGACGAAGCGAAAGTCAGAAGTTGTGGACCTGACGTTGAGCGATGATGACGAGCCTCCACGGCCGGCTAAAAAG GCAAGGGCAGAAGCGATATAG
- a CDS encoding E3 SUMO-protein ligase pli1: MASSLHHLAAGITERSKTLINNDLKKILKEEGLSQTGNKAALQTRVISLINSAVNTANTETLRRLHFRVQNHGEAPTPTSSSSPTAPTLPNPAPPAMNAHTPTNGYSSASQFSALHQLPPPRPAAPSYFFKDSPFFEVRELVLTNITLEASPSHRQNCTRNLIINEQIGARLKSDPSLRLLLFSALEAPLPPFARTDITFPAQIEVRINGDEVKANYKGLKNKPGSTRPADITNFVRISPANYRNHLVVTYALTHKASSTQHEKYNLFVYMVKKHSAADLTKQIAGKHVISKQSVLNEMKAKAADPDIEVGSSVMSLKDPISTLRISIPCRSTVCTHNQCFDAESFLQLQEQAPTWICPICSKTVHFNGLAVDQYVEEILAKVKNADQVTISPTGEWSTEKAASPPRKNGAAVADDSDDDLVEIPDYRVASIKSEAVQTPTYLSTPPMPSREPSAAPRSGTKRKSEVVDLTLSDDDEPPRPAKKVAYRPPTSLPEPSRRYELPPPIPRPSQYDEYSSSYRTPPSGSRLDYPPRPHTPYTRPEGWDVYRPPLPGTRPQPQDYTGSGSGSSRYPAYLGSSP; this comes from the exons ATGGCGTCCAGCCTGCACCATCTGGCGGCCGGCATCACGGAGCGCTCCAAGACGCTCATCAACAACGACCTGAAGAAGATCCTGAAAGAGGAGGGCCTTTCGCAGACGGGGAACAAGGCCGCCCTGCAGACGCGCGTGATTAGCC TCATCAACAGCGCCGTGAACACGGCCAACACCGAGACGCTGCGGCGCTTGCACTTCAGGGTCCAGAACCACGGCGAGGCACCCACGcccaccagcagcagcagtccCACGGCCCCGACCTTGCCCAATCCCGCCCCGCCTGCCATGAACGCGCACACACCGACCAATGGCTACTCGAGCGCCAGCCAGTTCAGTGCCCTCCACCAACTGCCACCACCCC GCCCTGCTGCACCCTCCTACTTCTTCAAAGACAGCCCCTTCTTCGAGGTGCGCGAGCTGGTGCTGACCAACATCACCCTTGAAG CGTCGCCAAGCCACCGCCAGAACTGCACCCGGAACCTGATCATCAACGAGCAGATTGGCGCGCGTCTCAAGTCAGATCCATCACTGCGCCTGCTGTTGTTCTCCGCGCTCGAGGCACCACTCCCGCCCTTTGCTCGCACTGACATCACCTTCCCCGCGCAGATAGAAGTGCGCATCAACGGTGACGAGGTCAAGGCCAACTACAAGGGCCTCAAGAACAAGCCCGGCTCCACGCGTCCTGCAGACATTACCAATTTCGTCCGCATCTCACCCGCCAACTACCGTAACCATCTCGTCGTCACATATGCCCTTACGCACAAGGCAAGTTCAACTCAACACGAG AAGTACAATTTGTTTGTATACATGGTGAAGAAGCACTCTGCAGCAGACCTGACAAAACAGATCGCAGGGAAGCACGTCATCTCAAAACAGTCGGTGCTCAACGAGATGAAGGCCAAGGCGGCCGATCCTGACATCGAGGTTGGGTCGAGTGTCATGTCGCTGAAGGACCCCATCTCCACATTACGAATCAGCATACCCTGTCGGTCCACCGTGTGCACGCACAACCAGTGCTTCGATGCCGAGTCGTTTTTGCAGTTACAGGAGCAAGCGCCGACCTGGATCTGCCCCATCTGTAGCAAAACGGTCCACTTCAACGGCCTTGCTGTAGACCAGTACGTCGAGGAGATCCTGGCCAAGGTCAAGAATGCCGATCAGGTCACAATAAGCCCCACAGGCGAGTGGTCGACGGAAAAGGCCGCCTCGCCTCCTAGGAAGAACGGAGCCGCCGTGGCGGACGACAGTGACGACGATCTGGTTGAGATTCCAGACTACCGTGTCGCCTCCATCAAGAGCGAAGCCGTACAAACACCCACATACCTCAGCACGCCCCCGATGCCATCCAGAGAACCATCGGCGGCGCCTAGATCGGGGACGAAGCGAAAGTCAGAAGTTGTGGACCTGACGTTGAGCGATGATGACGAGCCTCCACGGCCGGCTAAAAAGGTAGCGTACCGACCCCCAACCAGCCTTCCTGAACCGTCCCGTCGCTACGAGCTTCCTCCCCCCATTCCCCGTCCCTCACAGTACGATGAGTATTCCTCCTCGTATCGCACCCCACCTTCAGGGTCACGCTTGGACTACCCACCCCGCCCCCACACTCCCTACACCAGGCCCGAAGGATGGGATGTCTATAGGCCACCGCTCCCAGGCACACGACCGCAGCCCCAAGACTACACCGGCTCTGGCTCAGGCTCATCCCGATACCCTGCCTATCTCGGCTCCTCCCCTTGA
- a CDS encoding E3 SUMO-protein ligase pli1, variant 3 — MASSLHHLAAGITERSKTLINNDLKKILKEEGLSQTGNKAALQTRVISLINSAVNTANTETLRRLHFRVQNHGEAPTPTSSSSPTAPTLPNPAPPAMNAHTPTNGYSSASQFSALHQLPPPRPAAPSYFFKDSPFFEVRELVLTNITLEGTSTYPSPWHPS; from the exons ATGGCGTCCAGCCTGCACCATCTGGCGGCCGGCATCACGGAGCGCTCCAAGACGCTCATCAACAACGACCTGAAGAAGATCCTGAAAGAGGAGGGCCTTTCGCAGACGGGGAACAAGGCCGCCCTGCAGACGCGCGTGATTAGCC TCATCAACAGCGCCGTGAACACGGCCAACACCGAGACGCTGCGGCGCTTGCACTTCAGGGTCCAGAACCACGGCGAGGCACCCACGcccaccagcagcagcagtccCACGGCCCCGACCTTGCCCAATCCCGCCCCGCCTGCCATGAACGCGCACACACCGACCAATGGCTACTCGAGCGCCAGCCAGTTCAGTGCCCTCCACCAACTGCCACCACCCC GCCCTGCTGCACCCTCCTACTTCTTCAAAGACAGCCCCTTCTTCGAGGTGCGCGAGCTGGTGCTGACCAACATCACCCTTGAAGGCACGTCCACCTACCCTTCCCCATGGCACCCCAGCTAA
- a CDS encoding Alpha,alpha-trehalose phosphorylase (configuration-retaining), translating into MQGTIPFHHFSLPQRPAMARQKTRNAFMAKTSVKQKLAGEDKTTSTRLEAVYIGIAVADRLNNAVEVAFVIHDGTYSIDFATTSIGGDSSSSSDSSAATSESGSGATTPATAEQRAEFFAEDVISKIKHYRDEHYYKFVGAGLTTKAVQTCPQLPARLWLELDIVPLVLEPSSGKDNTGSPDAPKYMMVDEEADAVVRKALGYFGRANQPRLEVVYRNQVGVDSNGAAQIADEPTYRKTVHPNTYAATMVYADSLKKNGTKIAFFNSTPQGGGVALMRHALIRFLRLIDVDCKWYVPKPKPAVFRITKNNHNILQGVEKTGLRLDQKSIDILDEWARQNAERYWIAKGGPLAPRSDGGADVIIVDDPQMPSLVRIAKEQDPTRPVIFRSHIQVRADLADQEDTPTAEVWNWVWNNVKDCDAFISHPVREFVPKNVSTEKVGYLPATTDWLDGLNKNLDDWDAQYYMHQFEMSCLDKGANRLAYPARPYITQIARFDPAKGIDDVLASYAVLRREYMKDQPIEKVPQLVIAGHGAIDDPDATIIFDATDKQLNELYADIKDDVVVMRIGPVDQFLNVIMANAHVALQLSTREGFEVKVSEALHHGVPIIATRRGGIPLQVEHGKSGFLVDVGEHDVVANYLNHLFTDEEAYIKMSDYAGNHVSDEVSTVGNALSWLYLADELANGSRKVEPNSRWINDMARNKAGYPYKPADGETTLKRESEKLDLTHQASRSRRGSEAW; encoded by the exons ATGCAAGGTACCATTCCATTCCACCACTTCTCTCTCCCACAGCGTCCAGCAATGGCCCGCCAAAAAACTCGCAATGCCTTCATGGCAAAGACGTCGGTCAAGCAAAAGCTGGCGGGCGAAGACAAGACAACCTCCACCAGGCTTGAG GCTGTATACATCGGTATAGCTGTCGCCGACAGGCTCAACAATGCGGTTGAGGTTGCTTTCGTCATCCACGACGGCACTTATTCCATTGACTTTGCGACCACGTCCATTGGCGGGGATTCGAGCAGCAGCTCCGACTCCTCAGCCGCAACGTCCGAATCAGGCTCGGGGGCTACCACCCCTGCAACCGCTGAGCAGCGTGCCGAGTTCTTTGCAGAAGATGTCATCAGCAAGATCAAGCACTACCGAGATGAACACTACTACAAGTTCGTTGGTGCCGGCTTGACGACCAAAGCCGTCCAGACGTGTCCGCAATTGCCAGCACGCCTATGGCTCGAACTAGATATCGTCCCTCTGGTGCTCGAGCCTAGCTCTGGAAAGGACAACACTGGCAGCCCAGATGCACCGAAGTATATGATGGTGGATGAAGAGGCCGATGCAGTGGTGAGAAAGGCTCTGGG ATATTTTGGCAGGGCCAACCAGCCTCGCCTCGAAGTTGTTTATCGGAATCAAGTTGGTGTCGACAGTAATGGCGCGGCCCAGATTGCAGATGAGCCAACTTACCGTAAGACTGTCCATCCCAACACGTACGCAGCGACCATGGTCTATGCAGATTCGCTCAAGAAGAACGGCACCAAGATTGCCTTCTTCAACAGTACTCCCCAGGGCGGTGGTGTTGCCTTGATGCGGCACGCGCTGATCCGCTTCCTGCGGTTGATCGATGTTGACTGCAAGTG GTATGTCCCCAAGCCTAAGCCTGCAGTCTTTCGTATCACCAAGAACAACCACAACATCCTCCAGGGAGTGGAAAAAACAGGCCTTCGTCTTGATCAGAAATCAATCGACATCCTCGACGAGTGGGCTAGGCAGAATGCTGAGCGATACTGGATAGCTAAAGGTGGACCTCTTGCCCCTCGCTCAGACGGTGGCGCCGATGTCATCATCGTCGACGATCCGCAGATGCCCTCTCTCGTCAGGATCGCAAAGGAGCAGGACCCGACCCGTCCTGTAATCTTCCGCAGCCACATCCAAGTACGTGCAGACCTAGCGGATCAGGAAGACACGCCAACCGCCGAGGTTTGGAACTGGGTGTGGAACAACGTCAAAGATTGTGACGCCTTCATCAGCCACCCTGTTCGCGAATTCGTGCCCAAGAACGTATCGACGGAGAAGGTTGGCTACCTCCCCGCCACTACAGATTGGCTCGATGGTCTCAACAAGAACCTCGACGATTGGGACGCACAGTACTACATGCATCAGTTTGAGATGTCATGCCTCGACAAGGGTGCCAACCGCCTTGCCTATCCAGCGCGTCCGTACATCACGCAGATTGCACGTTTCGATCCTGCAAAAGGCATCGACGACGTTCTGGCCTCGTACGCAGTTCTCCGACGAGAGTACATGAAAGACCAACCGATTGAGAAAGTGCCCCAACTCGTCATTGCCGGCCACGGAGCGATCGACGACCCTGACGCGACCATCATTTTCGACGCGACTGACAAGCAGCTCAACGAACTCTACGCCGACATCAAAGACGACGTGGTTGTCATGCGCATTGGCCCCGTCGACCAGTTCCTCAACGTAATCATGGCAAACGCCCATGTCGCGCTCCAGCTCTCGACGCGCGAGGGCTTCGAAGTCAAGGTCTCGGAGGCCCTGCACCACGGCGTGCCCATCATCGCGACGCGCCGCGGCGGTATCCCTCTGCAAGTCGAGCATGGCAAGTCGGGCTTCCTGGTCGACGTGGGCGAGCACGACGTCGTCGCCAACTACCTCAACCACCTCTTCACCGACGAGGAGGCGTACATCAAGATGTCCGATTACGCCGGCAACCACGTCAGCGACGAGGTCAGCACCGTCGGCAACGCCCTGAGCTGGCTGTATCTCGCCGACGAGCTCGCCAACGGGTCGAGGAAAGTCGAGCCCAACAGTCGTTGGATCAACGACATGGCCCGCAACAAGGCCGGCTATCCGTACAAGCCCGCAGATGGGGAGACGACGCTCAAGCGCGAGAGCGAGAAGCTGGACTTGACGCACCAGGCGAGCCGCAGCCGGCGGGGGAGCGAGGCGTGGTGA